One window of the Perca flavescens isolate YP-PL-M2 chromosome 5, PFLA_1.0, whole genome shotgun sequence genome contains the following:
- the rfc5 gene encoding replication factor C subunit 5, producing MTSTSKVPLQARNLPWVEKYRPQKLDDLISHKDILSTIQKFISEDKLPHLLFYGPPGTGKTSTILACAKQLYKEKEFNSMVLELNASDDRGIDVVRGPVLSFASTRTIFKKGFKLVILDEADAMTQDAQNALRRVIEKFTENTRFCLICNYLSKIIPALQSRCTRFRFGPLSPDQMIPRLEYVVQQESIDINPGGMKAIVTLSSGDMRRSLNILQSTNMAYGKVTEDTVYTCTGHPLRSDIANILDWSLNKDFTTAYKQILELKTLKGLALHDILTEVHLLIHRVDFPPAIRIGLLIKLADIEHRLASGTDEKIQLSSMVAAFQAVRDLVVSEAS from the exons ATGACTTCTACAAGTAAAGTGCCGTTACAGGCCAGAAACTTACCATG GGTTGAAAAATACAGACCACAGAAACTTGATGATCTGATCTCACACAAAGATATTCTAAGCACCA TCCAGAAGTTTATTAGTGAGGACAAGCTTCCCCATCTCTTGTTCTATGGCCCCCCTGGAACGGGCAAAACCTCCACCATCCTCGCCTGTGCCAAACAGCTGTACAAGGAAAAAGAGTTCAACTCCATGGTGTTGGAG CTAAACGCATCAGATGACAGAGGTATTGATGTTGTACGAGGTCCTGTCCTGAGTTTTGCCAGCACCAGGACCATCTTCAA GAAGGGTTTTAAGTTGGTGATACTGGACGAGGCCGATGCCATGACCCAGGatgcccagaatgcattgcGGCGAG tGATTGAGAAGTTTACAGAAAACACTCGATTCTGCCTGATCTGCAACTACCTGTCCAAGATCATCCCAGCTCTGCAGTCGCGATGCACAAGATTTCGCTTTGGCCCGCTTTCCCCGGACCAGATGATCCCTCGTTTGGAGTATGTAGTCCAGCAGGAGAG TATTGACATAAATCCAGGTGGAATGAAGGCCATAGTGACCTTATCATCAGGTGATATGAGAAGATCGCTCAACATACTGCAG agcaCCAATATGGCGTACGGGAAGGTGACAGAGGACACAGTGTACACCTGCACAGGGCACCCCCTCCGCTCAGATATAGCCAACATCCTCGACTGGTCCCTCAACAAAGACTTCACCACAGCGTACAAGC AAATCCTTGAGTTGAAGACTTTGAAAGGTTTGGCTCTGCATGATATCCTCACCGAGGTTCATCTGCTCATACACAGAG TGGACTTTCCTCCAGCCATTCGGATAGGTCTGCTCATCAAGTTGGCTGACATTGA ACACCGACTTGCCTCGGGAACCGATGAGAAGATCCAGCTCAGCTCCATGGTTGCAGCTTTCCAGGCAGTGAGAGACCTTGTGGTCAGCGAGGCCTCCTAG